GTCCGTGTCGACCTCGCCGACCACGGGGCAGGGCACGGCAGCGGCCGAAAGCGCGACGGCCTCGCGGACCAGCTCCGGCCGGGCGGCGCCGTCGGCGAGACCGGCGGCGAGCGCGGCCACGCAGGCGTCCCCGGCCCCGGTGGGATTGCCGGAGAGGGCCTGCGGGGGCGCGGCACGCCAGGCTCCTTGGGGGGTGACGGCGAACAGCCCGTCGGGCCCGGCGGACACCACGACGGATCCGGCCCCGAGCGCCCGCAGCGCGTCCGCCGCGCCGATGACGTCATCACGGCCGGTCGCCTCGGCCGTTTCCGCCGCGTTGGGCTTGATCACGTCCGGTCGGACGAGCCGGGTGAACCGGGTGGTGAACGCGGCCCACGTGGTGGGGCCCATCTGTGGTCCGGACTCGTTGAACACCGTCGCGTCGCCGTCTTCGTGGCT
This sequence is a window from Streptomyces sp. NBC_00691. Protein-coding genes within it:
- a CDS encoding PfkB family carbohydrate kinase, which codes for MGPTTWAAFTTRFTRLVRPDVIKPNAAETAEATGRDDVIGAADALRALGAGSVVVSAGPDGLFAVTPQGAWRAAPPQALSGNPTGAGDACVAALAAGLADGAARPELVREAVALSAAAVPCPVVGEVDTDLYRNIRTSTAVEKIHAPHGN